The following proteins are co-located in the Microtus ochrogaster isolate Prairie Vole_2 unplaced genomic scaffold, MicOch1.0 UNK87, whole genome shotgun sequence genome:
- the LOC101994656 gene encoding H-2 class I histocompatibility antigen, Q10 alpha chain-like isoform X1, producing the protein MGAVAPRTLLLLLAAALAPTQTRAGSHSLWNFYTAVSRPGLGEPRFIFVGYVDNTQIERYDSDAETPRMEPRAPWMEKEGPEYWERETQNAKDTEQIFRGNLKTLLGYYNQSKGGSHTIQWMFGCEVGSDGRFLRGYEQVAYDGLDYIALNDDLTTWTAADMAAQITKRKWERDGYAERVKAYLEDECAQWLRRHLEIGKDTLQRTDHPKAHVTHHPGPKGDVTLRCWALGFYPANIDLTWQREEEEQTQDMELVETRPSGDGTFQKWAALVVPSGEEHKYTCHVYHKGLPEPLTLRWEPPQSTVPNMAVIVVLVLLGAVIIGAVVAVVMKRRRNPGGKGGNYAPASGRDSSQSSDVSLPDCKA; encoded by the exons ATGGGGGCGGTGGCGCCGCGCacgctgctcctgctgctggcgGCCGCCCTGGCCCCGACCCAGACCCGCGCGG GCTCGCACTCGCTGTGGAATTTCTACACCGCCGTGTCCCGGCCCGGCCTCGGGGAGCCCAGGTTCATCTTTGTCGGCTACGTGGACAACACGCAGATTGAACGCTACGACAGCGACGCGGAGACTCCGAGGATGGAGCCGCGGGCGCCGTGGATGGAGAAGGAGGGGCCGGAGTATtgggagagggagacacagaaCGCCAAGGACACCGAGCAGATTTTCCGAGGGAACCTGAAGACCCTGCTCGGCTACTACAACCAGAGCAAGGGCG GCTCCCACACCATCCAGTGGATGTTCGGCTGTGAGGTGGGGTCGGACGGGCGCTTCCTCCGCGGGTATGAACAGGTCGCCTACGACGGCCTCGATTACATCGCCCTGAACGACGACCTGACGACGTGGACGGCGGCGGACATGGCAGCACAGATCACCAAGCGGAAGTGGGAGCGGGATGGTTATGCAGAGAGAGTGAAGGCCTACCTGGAGGACGAGTGCGCGCAGTGGCTGCGCAGACACCTGGAGATCGGGAAGGACACACTGCAGCGCACAG ATCACCCAAAGGCACATGTGACCCATCATCCTGGACCTAAAGGTGATGTCACCCTGAGGTGCTGGGCCCTGGGTTTCTACCCTGCTAACATCGACCTGacctggcagagggaggaggaggaacagactCAGGACATGGAGCTGGTGGAGACCAGaccttctggggatggaaccttccagaagtggGCAGCTCTGGTGGTGCCTTCTGGGGAGgagcacaaatacacatgccATGTGTACCATAAGGGGCTGCCTGAGCCCCTCACCCTGAGATGGG AGCCTCCTcagtccacagtccccaacatggCAGTTATTGTTGTTCTGGTTCTCCTTGGAGCTGTGATCATTGGAGCTGTGGTGGCTGTtgtgatgaagaggaggagaaacccaG GTGGAAAAGGAGGAAACTATGCTCCAGCTTCAG GCAGGGACAGTTCCCAGAGCTCCGATGTGTCTCTCCCGGACTGTAAAG CGTGA
- the LOC101994656 gene encoding H-2 class I histocompatibility antigen, L-D alpha chain-like isoform X3: protein MGAVAPRTLLLLLAAALAPTQTRAGSHSLWNFYTAVSRPGLGEPRFIFVGYVDNTQIERYDSDAETPRMEPRAPWMEKEGPEYWERETQNAKDTEQIFRGNLKTLLGYYNQSKGGSHTIQWMFGCEVGSDGRFLRGYEQVAYDGLDYIALNDDLTTWTAADMAAQITKRKWERDGYAERVKAYLEDECAQWLRRHLEIGKDTLQRTDHPKAHVTHHPGPKGDVTLRCWALGFYPANIDLTWQREEEEQTQDMELVETRPSGDGTFQKWAALVVPSGEEHKYTCHVYHKGLPEPLTLRWEPPQSTVPNMAVIVVLVLLGAVIIGAVVAVVMKRRRNPGGKGGNYAPASA, encoded by the exons ATGGGGGCGGTGGCGCCGCGCacgctgctcctgctgctggcgGCCGCCCTGGCCCCGACCCAGACCCGCGCGG GCTCGCACTCGCTGTGGAATTTCTACACCGCCGTGTCCCGGCCCGGCCTCGGGGAGCCCAGGTTCATCTTTGTCGGCTACGTGGACAACACGCAGATTGAACGCTACGACAGCGACGCGGAGACTCCGAGGATGGAGCCGCGGGCGCCGTGGATGGAGAAGGAGGGGCCGGAGTATtgggagagggagacacagaaCGCCAAGGACACCGAGCAGATTTTCCGAGGGAACCTGAAGACCCTGCTCGGCTACTACAACCAGAGCAAGGGCG GCTCCCACACCATCCAGTGGATGTTCGGCTGTGAGGTGGGGTCGGACGGGCGCTTCCTCCGCGGGTATGAACAGGTCGCCTACGACGGCCTCGATTACATCGCCCTGAACGACGACCTGACGACGTGGACGGCGGCGGACATGGCAGCACAGATCACCAAGCGGAAGTGGGAGCGGGATGGTTATGCAGAGAGAGTGAAGGCCTACCTGGAGGACGAGTGCGCGCAGTGGCTGCGCAGACACCTGGAGATCGGGAAGGACACACTGCAGCGCACAG ATCACCCAAAGGCACATGTGACCCATCATCCTGGACCTAAAGGTGATGTCACCCTGAGGTGCTGGGCCCTGGGTTTCTACCCTGCTAACATCGACCTGacctggcagagggaggaggaggaacagactCAGGACATGGAGCTGGTGGAGACCAGaccttctggggatggaaccttccagaagtggGCAGCTCTGGTGGTGCCTTCTGGGGAGgagcacaaatacacatgccATGTGTACCATAAGGGGCTGCCTGAGCCCCTCACCCTGAGATGGG AGCCTCCTcagtccacagtccccaacatggCAGTTATTGTTGTTCTGGTTCTCCTTGGAGCTGTGATCATTGGAGCTGTGGTGGCTGTtgtgatgaagaggaggagaaacccaG GTGGAAAAGGAGGAAACTATGCTCCAGCTTCAG CGTGA